A genome region from Eurosta solidaginis isolate ZX-2024a chromosome 2, ASM4086904v1, whole genome shotgun sequence includes the following:
- the LOC137241014 gene encoding uncharacterized protein, which translates to MDKHTILDMNCESLRNTLRELNLETTGLKKVLQDRLMLHYRINYDDDDVVSNASVYEDVPVGSHPNLRRSVFTFKDIEGSLSRFNGTDTVDIRQWVKEFEENACAVGWNEVQKFIYSKQLLKGAAKLFIRSERGLVDWESLKNALLDEFGAQVCASEVHKKLRNRKKKFGETLREYLYILMEISKLIGLDDESIIDYFIEGIPDSKINKVVPYQSKSIGELKNQIMVYEKIKGARGFSSNFNKQSNQVAGKQEGDERVVSNQNVKNCFKCVLNTHLAKECTNRQIKCFKCNGMGHRSFECKKEVKSMQEQSNMMDGSSVLKFKKIFIKKFVFNALVDTGSSLCLLREDVLKKIMLKESVQEDKIVLRALCHSEVATIGFVIIKVRIDKMELSMKFYIVDAGTIDYEVILGNTILDHIDIKVSQKGVEFSFKNDVSVDLGEEQCKEVTNETILANEKDMNCDLFTEFECLCAEVQMDLPFVLAHEFLDLTHLKENHSCIVKDLIDKYSPKQDIIE; encoded by the coding sequence ATGGACAAACATACAATATTAGATATGAATTGCGAGTCTCTAAGGAATACGCTTAGAGAGCTTAACTTAGAAACCACAGGATTAAAAAAGGTTTTGCAAGATAGACTAATGCTACATTATCGTATTaattatgatgatgatgatgtggtCTCAAATGCTTCCGTTTATGAAGATGTCCCTGTCGGCAGTCACCCCAACCTAAGAAGATCGGTATTCACTTTTAAGGATATTGAAGGGAGTTTATCTAGATTCAATGGTACAGATACAGTTGATATTAGGCAGTGGGTAAAAGAATTCGAAGAAAATGCTTGTGCGGTTGGGTGGAATGAGGTACAGAAATTTATTTATAGCAAGCAATTGCTAAAAGGTgcagcaaaattatttataagaAGTGAAAGAGGTTTGGTGGATTGGGAATCTTTGAAAAACGCTTTATTGGATGAGTTTGGAGCGCAAGTTTGTGCGTCGGAAGTCCACAAAAAATTACGTAATAGGAAAAAGAAATTTGGTGAAACTTTGCGAGAGTACTTGTACATTTTGATGGAAATTTCAAAACTAATAGGTCTGGACGATGAAAGCATTATTGACTACTTTATCGAGGGCATACCAGACTCGAAGATAAACAAAGTTGTGCCTTATCAGTCCAAATCTATTGGTGagctaaaaaatcaaattatggtCTATGAGAAAATAAAGGGAGCAAGAGGTTTTTCGAGTAATTTTAATAAACAAAGTAATCAGGTGGCTGGGAAACAGGAAGGAGATGAGCGGGTGGTTTCAAAccaaaatgtaaaaaattgttttaaatgtgTGTTAAATACTCATTTAGCCAAAGAATGTACAAACCGTCAGATTAAGTGTTTTAAATGTAATGGTATGGGGCATAGATCATTTGAATGCAAAAAGGAAGTGAAGTCAATGCAGGAACAGAGTAATATGATGGACGGAAGTAGTGtacttaaatttaagaaaatatttattaaaaaatttgtttttaacgctTTGGTGGATACGGGCTCCAGTTTGTGTTTATTGAGGGAAGATGTTTTAAAAAAGATAATGTTGAAAGAAAGTGTGCAGGAAGATAAAATTGTTCTCCGTGCTTTATGTCACAGCGAAGTGGCTACTATAGGGTTCGTTATAATAAAAGTCAGGATTGATAAGATGGAGCTATCTATGAAATTTTATATTGTGGATGCAGGTACAATCGACTACGAGGTTATCTTGGGAAACACAATACTGGATCACATTGATATCAAAGTAAGTCAGAAGGGAGTCGAGTTTAGTTTTAAAAATGATGTGAGTGTGGATTTAGGGGAAGAACAGTGCAAGGAAGTTACCAATGAAACAATTCTTGCGAATGAAAAAGATATGAATTGTGATTTGTTTACGGAGTTTGAATGTCTTTGTGCCGAAGTTCAAATGGATCTTCCATTCGTTTTAGCGCATGAGTTTCTTGATCTAACCCATTTGAAGGAGAATCATTCGTGTATTGTTAAAGATCTAATCGATAAATATAGCCCAAAGCAAGATATTATAGAATAG